GGACATGGTTTTAAAAACACCATGGTAGATATGAAGCCAGCCCTCATTGGTTTTAAACGGAGGTGCGCCCGGGCCGATTTTCATCTCATCCCAGTGGTAGGCCAACGGCTTTATGACAACCTGTGAGTCTCCCCAGTAGATGAGATCCGGGGAATAGGAAATCCAGATGGACCATGGCGAAATTTCTGAATGCGGGCGATCCAATCGGGCATACCGACCTTTAATTTTTTCAGGAAAAATGACCACATTACGCAGATCTGCCTGGGTGATCAAGGCAATCCGTTCAATTTTTTTAAAATCATCTGTACGGGCCAGGGCAATGCGAACCCCGTGGCGGGAATAGGCGCTGTAGGTGAGAAAGTATGACCCTTCCACCGGGTTGATGCGCAGATCTTCAATACCAAACGCTTCATATTCGGCAAAAATCCCATAGGATGCCGGAGTCAAAAAAGGTTTCCGTAAAACTTTAAATGTAAACCCATCCGGGCTGTCCGCCCTGCCGATAATGGACCGCCCGTTTTTTAAGTGGGCCCGGAACAGCATGATATATCGGTTCTTGTATTTGACCACCCCGGCGTTGTGAACCGTTGCAACGGGATACGGTACATCCTCCCGGGTCAAAATGGGGTTCTTCAGGGAACGCATTACAACATTCTGCATGGTTTTCATTTGGGCCCTTTCTCATAAGTCAGATTCTTCCGAAATCATCGGCCAGACGTTCAATATCATCCTCGCCAAAATAGTCTCCCG
Above is a window of uncultured Desulfobacter sp. DNA encoding:
- a CDS encoding glycoside hydrolase family 130 protein; this translates as MKTMQNVVMRSLKNPILTREDVPYPVATVHNAGVVKYKNRYIMLFRAHLKNGRSIIGRADSPDGFTFKVLRKPFLTPASYGIFAEYEAFGIEDLRINPVEGSYFLTYSAYSRHGVRIALARTDDFKKIERIALITQADLRNVVIFPEKIKGRYARLDRPHSEISPWSIWISYSPDLIYWGDSQVVIKPLAYHWDEMKIGPGAPPFKTNEGWLHIYHGVFKTMSGSVYRLGAALHDLADPARVLGVSDQWILQPEDTWEQTGYVPNVVFTCGVVPEDDGTVKIYWGGADTVMCMGTAKVRDLVSLCLEYGRPPM